DNA sequence from the Terriglobia bacterium genome:
ATGAGCTGGTCCCGGATGCCGAGGGTGTAGTTGCCACGCCCGTCGAACGCGCGAGGAGAGACTCCCCTGAAGTCTCGGACCCGAGGGAGCGCCAGGTTCACCAGCCGGTCCAGGAACTCGTACATCCTCTTCCCGCGCATCGTCACGCGGCAGCCGATCGCCATGCCGGCCCGGAGCTTGAAGTTCGCGATCGACTTCCGCGCCCGGGTGATCGACGGCTTCTGCCCGGTGATCGTCGCGAGCTCGTCCGCCGCCTGGTCCAGCAGCTTCGCGTCCGCGATCGCCTCGCCCACGCCCATGTTCACCACGATCTTCTTGACGCGGGGGACCGCCATGACGCTCCGGTAGCCGAACTCCTTGGTGAGCGCCGGCACCACCTCGGCCCTGTACCTCTCCGCCAACCTCGCCATCTCTTCCTCCGCGTTACCGCCGCGCGCCGGCGGCGGGACCCGCGTCGCGATCCTCACTTCTCCAGCACGGCCCCGCTGCGCCGCGAGACCCGCACCCGCTGCCCGTCTCCTTGAATCTTCGTCCCGACGCGGGTCGGCCGGTCCGTCTCCGGGTCGATCGGCGCGACGTTGGACGCGTGGACCGGAACTTCGCGGTCCACGATCCCGCCCTTGATGTTCCTCTGCGGGTTCGGTCGCGTGTGCCGCTTGACGACGTTGACCCCCTCCACCATGATCAGGCCCTTCTCCGCCATCAC
Encoded proteins:
- the rplE gene encoding 50S ribosomal protein L5; amino-acid sequence: MARLAERYRAEVVPALTKEFGYRSVMAVPRVKKIVVNMGVGEAIADAKLLDQAADELATITGQKPSITRARKSIANFKLRAGMAIGCRVTMRGKRMYEFLDRLVNLALPRVRDFRGVSPRAFDGRGNYTLGIRDQLIFPEVNYAKVQKVKGMNVCVVTTARTDEEARALLSHLGMPFRKN
- the rplX gene encoding 50S ribosomal protein L24 gives rise to the protein MAKARVRKNDIVAVISGKDRGKRGRVLRVMAEKGLIMVEGVNVVKRHTRPNPQRNIKGGIVDREVPVHASNVAPIDPETDRPTRVGTKIQGDGQRVRVSRRSGAVLEK